The stretch of DNA GAGTTTTCCCAGTTTGCCCTCATTAAATAGAGTCGCGGTTACTCCTAGGCATAAATAGCATGCTTCTTCAACTGGATGATAGCACGGCGAGTATTGGGTATGATGTCTCAGGATCGACTCCTGGGGCGCTCAAATTTTTTTCTGTTGTTCCGGCGCGATTCTTGTGCCGGCGTCGTGTTGAACTCCATGAAGAGTAGCAGCTTGGGGCAGGTATAGCATAGCAGCTAGCAGGTTGGGGCGCGTTTTGACTGGGGGCTTAGGCCAGCTCTAGTGTGTAAAAAAAAAGCGAACCGTGGCGCAAACAAAACGAACAGAGCCCACTGTGAGCATCGAACCGTGATGTCTGACACTAAAATCGAACTCTGTTTTCAGTTCGAACCGTGCCGATTAAAAATTGAGTTGCATAGCTAAAACAGTTCGCATAGCCAGACATGGAGAGAATCTTTGCCTGTTTTATTTGTAGTCCAGGTCCCACGCATCGAACTCAGCACTGCAACCATCGAATTGAACTAGGATTCCGTGGACAGCACAAGCCGAATCGGCACTGGAGCTGGCCTAGCTTGGCGCGGATGGACGGGAACCGAGGCGGCGAGGACGGGAACACGCGGAGCGCCAACGACTGCAGTTAAGGAAGAGCAATCCCGCCCAAAATCATCCACGCTTGGGTTAAACGGCTTCCTTTGTGCAATCCTCCCAACGGCCAGAACGGCATCCTTTCACGTTACGGAGGGAGTACAGCCTACATCCAGTATAGAAGGCGTACCTCCCTCCCAACTAAATACTTCCTCCGTCAGCAGGAAAAAATGAAATTCTCACTCTTTGATAAGTCAAACTATTTAAACTATAgctaaaatatataaaaataataacattcatGGTACAAAATGATACAAAATAAGTAATactatattaattataaaatatatttttgaaaatataagtgctaatactatttactataaatttgatcaaatatgAACTAGTTTGCCCAACACAGATCCCATAATTATATTGCATTCTTGACGGAAGGAATACAATAGAATCAAGATTAGCTAAGAAGGAGACTGGCTAGAGGAAGTTTTAGTGTAGACACTACTAGAAATTACTAGTGAAGGTCACATGAGCTGTCAAATCTATGGTCCATGTTGCTTCAACGTTATCCACCCATagttagggcctgtttggcagagtttcggctcctccaaaaacggctccggctccggcttctctggtggaacGGGTTCTCTGGTGGAGCCGAAGCCGTTTTGGTAAATATTTGGTAAAACGGCTTCACCCTATTTTTCATAGATAGATTGAAGAAATAAATGTCCATAATATCCTTATAGTTTTTTCTGTTATATATCTTTTCTTCTTATTTGTTTCcttcttatttttcttttatcctttctctctatattttcttttctccccgTCTTCGCTTTCCTCACTATCCACTTCTTTCTTCCTAATCCCGCCGGCCTCCCATGCCTTGGGCTCCCCGCCGCTGGCTGCAGCCCTGCCTCACACACCCTATTGCAGCCACCTGCGCCTGCTGCCGCTCGGGCTCCCGCCACCACCTGCGCCtaaagccgccgccgctcgggctCTCGTCACCACatgcgcctgccgccgccgcatgcgCTCGCCGTTGCCTgggcccgctgccgccgccgctcgggctCAAGTGGAGATCAGGCGCGTGAAGATGCCGCGGGGGCAAAGCTGGCAGATGGACGGGGAGCAGGTGCGGCCGGGGCCGGATGGAGCCACGGTTTGGTGGCTTCACCTCCTCTTTGGAAGCCGAAAATGCCTTCACGTGCAGCTCCTGGGGTGGAGCCGCTGCGTCTGCAGCCTGCCAAATAGAGCCTTAATACTAAGCTGGGTTGCACATTAACAATGGCAGAACCACCTCACGGACCAACGGTCTGCTTCTCTTCCAACAGTTAGCATTAACTGTTTAAGCTAAGATGAATAAAATAATCTATGCCTTGGGTGCCCAAAGTTGCCACGGGTACTAAGCGGTGCTAGTCCAACACCTCCGGATCAATATTTTACACCttaactatttttttttctcttctttgcACCTCCTTGGTAAGCACATTGCAACTTCCCTTAGGAAGTCACTACTCCTCTGTTCTAAATCAAGTCGTTTTGAATTTTCTAGGTGtataatttttattatatatctatatatacttTCCCTGTCACATAATATAGCTACTTTTAGGTCTTTTCATTTCATACCTTTTAAAGTTAGACCATGAATAGTAAAAAACTATAAAGACTGGCAACATAAAAATGATATTAGTTTATTCATAATAAAATCAACTATCATATGATGTAATTATTCTATTAATAATAATTTTTGAGATAGTATTAGTAAAAGGCCTGTAGcttagtggttacaagagcctcggtagcacctgaggtcctgggttcgactttCCATGGGAATGAATATTCTGGGATTTAACGGcattgtgcattcagtggtaggcaatgttcccgtcgacagtgaggcgcctgtggtgacttcgtcaatcttgaggatttgttggctcagtcttcgaagatgctcataggggtagggtttgcgtacgtgtgttcataggtgtgtgagtgtgcgtgtgttGTGAGTGTCTTAATTTtactgtgtaatctaaaaaaagataAATATGTTTGACTTTGACTCAGTCTGAAAGTTGCTATATTTTGGAattatccaaaaagaaaaaaaaacaccacgCATCCACCACCAGAGAACAAGCATACGATCCTAGCCTAAACGGTTCAATTTTTCCAATTTGGTGAGTATTATACTAGCATGTAAATCAAAGAAACTTACCAGGTAGCATCAGGTCTCCACAACCTGGCAGTGAATCAAAGAGAAAACAGTGTCTTAAATTATGTGGGCATACCGTATACACTAAAAAACCATGGGTGAAAACTGAAAAAATCTCAGGTGCATATATGTCTAAGAAGACAGAATTGCATTGCCATTCCCATAACTCGAACAATTATAGTATTGGCTCCCCCAAATTAAAACTTTTATTTTGCTTCTTCAAGTTTTCGAACTTGGCAACGGTTTGCTAACGGAAGTTCATGGGCTTGTGTAGGGAAAGAATGCGCTGCAGtaagctagttttttttttgagtatcAGTGCGGTAAGCTAGTGGGCTGGCTGGGCCTGTCGCTTTTGATAGCACGTTTGGTTGGGCATTGGCAAAAAGAATAGCAACCAGCCCACCCAGTCGAGGACTATTGCAGAAAGCAATTTCTGAGCTGGCCCGAGTGAACTCGTGGGCGGAAACTGGAGGCCCGTTATCAGCACAGGGATTTGAATTTGGAAATGCACTCTGATCGTATACTGATTTCCAATAGACCAACGAGCTTAGAAACaacaaaaatttgaattcatttgaaaAAATGTTAGTATCAAATTTTATATAAAACTATTGCACCTAgctattcaaaaaaatttgaaacatTTACAAATATTCcataattttaaaaatttctATACTATTTCATATTTCGAAATGTTTGAAACATTTATAGATATTCAAAAAGTTTTGTACCACTTCAGAATTTTTGAATAGACATAAATGTTTGAACTATTTTAGAATGTGTACAATATATAAATATTGCAAACTATTTAAAGAAATTATACTTAGTAGGCTGACACAATAGAAAGAGGAAGACAAGGGCAATCAACTTAATATAGGCCGTCCTGCTTAATGGGCCTCGAAAACGGGAACAGACCAAATCGCGGGGGCGCACCAAAGAACTCTGCACCAAGCTTCTGTGACAATACCGACTCTGTGGCCATACGTGgtctttgtgtttttttttcgcgACGGTGACTAAGCACATATTTTATTAGAAAAACAGTTTACAGACATTTTTTGCAGCAGGCCAAACAGAGTTTGACCTACTCAAGTATACAAAGgactaaaaatagaaaaaaaacaaaaaaagccAGAAAAACAACCGGCCTGCAAACTAGCTAAGCAAAGACCACAAAAGAAGGGGGCTCCACTGAACCCACCAAGCCAAACCAAGTAACAGAAAACATCTGAACCTACACAAAGTGCACCATCACCAAGTCGCTAACTGAAACCTTGTAACAACATGAGGGTGGCCAAGCATCCATCAGAACATCACCACGACGGCAAAACATCCGTCGAAGACGACCAACAAGTAGCAAGTATGACGGCAAAACATCCGTCTGAGTAGGAGTAGCAACGGCGGTAAAGCATCCGCTAGATGAACGAAGCaagggcggcaaagcatccgccagcacaacaacggcaaagcatccgtcgTCGTAGTCGCAGCTCCAACAAACATGGTGATGATCCGTTAATAGAGCACAGGTAGGCTATACAGATGAAGACGACCACCCACGGCAAGTCGCAAAGAAATCAGACTGCCAGCAGCAATAGTGTGAAGAAATCCCAAAATGATGCCCTCAACAGGGAAGTGACGCACCAGGCGCCAACATCGTCAATCCGAAGCATCAGATATGGTTTTCACCGGGAATCCAACCCCAAGCCAAGGGCCGCCGACAGCTGAACATGAAGCACCGCAGGCGTGCCTAGGAACACGCCGATCCGGGAGGAGGAGTCACTGGGCAGGGCCGACAGAGGAGGCATGAAGGTGTCCCGTGGCGATGCCCCCAGCAGGGACATGACGCAcaggcgccatcgtcgccggtCGGAATACCGGACTTGGTTTTCACCGGGGAACAACCTCCATGCCACATtcccggccacggcggcgctgttgcggcgagcagcagcattGGCGGGAGCGCGCACCgacgccacggcggcgcgcaTCGAGTGGAAGCCCGCGCACGGCGCCAGGGCGCAGCGCGGAACACCGCCCCCCGCGGCGGGTGAGGGGCCACCACGGCGCCCCAACCGGCACAGGCGCCCCGCGACCCACCGCGAGCGGCCCACCggtcagcggccgagggaagAGGAGGCGCCCCACGGCCAGAGCAGCGAGCCCCGGGCCCGAAGGCCACAGCGCCCGCCGGGAAGGACCGTCGGTGGCCGAAGGCGCGCACGACGCGCCCACAGCCTGCGCACATGtgacacccggttttaaggacaaaaccgaatgcataactatatgtatgccaagatcaagtttcatacatatagagacatcataagtgaataatcagtaacaatatcacgtaaaagcaataattaaaagattatcagagttaAACAGTTTATCTTGGAAACGgagactccaaacttcacaggcaatcgactgggggttgcgtacgcctagaactcagcaacatcttcaaaaaacttcaccacaactttctccttctgagcagcagtaagcaatggagagtacacttatggttggtactcagcaaggccacaagaaataaccagaatgtgatttatatccatcttaaagtttattaatcatgtgagggtccaagccgctcttgaccgtgagcacggctaaccggttagttttaactctgcagaggttgtacactttcaccacaattcgcgtaaaagttccgaagaactttgaacccaaccacgcatatgtgctgatcaggcacaataccacactttcgaggtgtgattgcatagggacgctacgaggcttttccaaagaatcactatatgtatgcACTGGTCCCTTTTTCTGCGGTGACTCAGAAGatgaagcttccttcacccgctcctcaaagcacgataacccgaaaatccaccaatcaaacgccccaggcacgacatatagatcatctaattgcttagccaagaccagagcaatatagtattgtggttgtacggttttcttgggtggttctccatgttccaattaaatcatatcatcttgtaaataaagcatagatagaagtatggttagggtcacttgcctttttccaacgaaaagctactcttactgctcttcagcttttgctcacttggaactcttgatcttcaatcttcaaacagcgatccttctactcggagcaatcaacgagcaaccatacaaagcaaacaaaaagatacaactaagaacattacaccataacaaaagaaaggctttaaaggaacgcactaaaggatagggctcgctgctacggttacgagagcgcaagaaacacggaaaacggagctaaaacgacgATTCTATGGGTTAAACGGAGAGTTAAGGATTTAGTCGCGATTAGCAAAAAGGGTTAAGGACTAATGGAAAATATTTGcgagacacaacaaagtgtgctcacataGGGTAACGAGGTGacaaagctattgcacacgtcacaaggatcacgtgagcgcaagaatcgatgaaaacggagttaaagcgaagaagttatggctaaatcAGGGTTTCAAGggcttatttgtgaagaaacagagcttccaggggctagatctgaagaaaccagggacctaaacataattaaacctaaacttTAGGGGCTAGCATGCAAATCTTCAGgctaaggacggcgggttcgattttagaaaagctcagggtctaaaatagaaaataaaggaCCGAactataaatatttttgaattggggtggaccgcgggttgattttgtAGAAAtagaggggctcttttgcaaaagaccctagggttgaccggtattggATCTGTTGACTCAGGTTGAAATAGATCTGGGTCGTTCGATCTCGATCGGCCGGCTCAGAACGGATCGGGCggatcgggcggcggcgctgtgacgccggcggcggctttcacggcggcgagctcgccggacttcgccCAAACGGCGGTATGGGGCTGGGTTCGGCTTGGTTTATGGCTTGGTAGCGAGAGCGTGCGATGGGGAAGGCATCTAGGGGCTCTGCGCGGGGCGAAGATGTGGCGGAGGACAGGCTCGGCGGCGAGAGGCGGAGCGGTATCGACGACGAGCGATTCTGCGTGGAAGGGAGCAGGGTAGAGGAAACAGGAGGGGGATCAGCGTTTCTCACCCCAAATCGGAGCTCCAGGCGCGCAGGTGCCCAGGGGAGGCGGCAGAAACGGCGAGACGACCACGGCTCCGAGCTCCCGAGCTCCCATGGCAGCGGCGGTTTTAGGGCTAGGGTTCCAGGCGGCAAAGGCGGCGCGGGTCAGAGGGGGGTCAAGAGGGGGTTGCGAGCGCTACTTATAGGGGCGGCCGGGGGTTCTTGGCGTGCGCACCAAGGGAGGGggcggggcggtgcgcgcccTAGCAGGGTCGGACTCATGCCGAGTCCGGGTCAGTCGGGAGGAAGGGGGTgcccgacaggcggggcccgcctggcgttgagagagggggaggagcgCCGGACTGGGCCAAAACGAGGGAGCTGGGCCGGTGGCGGGTTTTTGGGTCGTGcgggaaagaaagaaaagaaggaaagaaaaaaaagaggtgggccggccgggctgaaaaggagagggggaaaaggaaggcttttccatttttgaaaagattcaaaacattcaatttaaatttaaattcaaactcatatgaatttaaatttaaattgaacaacaaacaataaaacaatccaaaggtggcatgaatgcaacacaaaagaacaaccttatttaatttgaaaaacaaccaatctattttcttttacactaaattccctgtaaagaaaataagtgtcggataaatttttaaaattacaagaaaattgttgttttatttttaattttaatcacatcctgaaattcaaaaatttcagggtgtgacagcaCAGCAAGCCGGCAAACTCATCGCCGGCGTCGACCACCGCGGCACCAGCCAGGGTCGAGACCACCGCGACACCGCGGCACTGACGACGTAGAGGGCGAGACCACCGCGGCACCGGACAGGGGCGGCCATCCCAGGGCAAATTCCGACGAGGCGCGGGGCCGGCACGTGGCCGAGCccagcggcggcgatggccagCACGCCGAGACCCCGCACCACCCGCCGAGTGAGGGGGGCACGAGCAGATCCGGCCATGGGGGGTGCAGATCCGGCGCAGGGGAGCCTGGATCCAGCCCccggtggccgccggcggcgaggggcggggCGGACAGACGACCATGGTTTGGAggtagaggaaggagagagaaggggagggagggaggaggcaggCAGAGTCGGCTTCGGCTcggccgccagccgccgccgccgcccggccggacgctggcagcggcggcggccaccggagACAGCAGCGCGGGGACGGGAAGTGGCGGCGCAGTATCGCCCCCGAGTCGCCAGGGAGAGgccggacgccggcggcggcgacggccaccgGAGACAGCAGGCGGAGACGGGATGTGGCGGCGCAGTATCGCCCCCGAGTCGCCAGGGAGAGGCGacgcggggggaggggggtgcGGCCTTTGTGCTTGACATCACCATATCAATTTTTATATCCGGCTTTTTTGATTtcgaattcaattttggatagaAATACAAAACTGAAAGTGCTTAAAGGCTTTTCTGAACTACCATCGTTTTCATCCTATAAGAGTATAAGACTTTATTCATTGATATATTCCCTAGAGTATTTCGAGGACTAATTCCCCCTACTTCCTTCAAAATCCGTGATTAACCACAGGTCCACACGAGGCCTTATGGCGTCCTAAGTCTTGAGAGCCACTCTAAGCGCCTTTTTTGTCGATGATACCAAGTGATCCAAGTGCATGTTGCATGGAGTTATGCTCGGCTAATGTCAATTAAATTAGCTACCCCCTCCGATTTAAATTATagatcatttattttttttgacatCAAATTTGATCACttttcttattcaaaaatatatacaaatatagttacatttaaattatttttaaagaatTTATATTGATAAAACAAGCCGCAACaaaaaaaagtgatattttatacaatttttttaataaaataagTGATCAAACTTAGGAttaaaagtcaaacgacctataatataaaacggagggagtatttgatTAATGTCAGCTAGTTACTTGGTTAGCGTCAGCTACATTGGTCATTTAAATAAAAGTTgccaattttgaaattttttatccAGTTGTGGGAAAAGTATGACATATGGGACCGCATCCTGAATTTTAGCAGACATAAGGgcgaaaaaaattgaaataggGCCTTAAACCCTGAACATGCGAAAGTGTGACCACTCAcggacaaaaaaaaatcttttcagagaaaaaacaaaaaaaatcgaaATTCTCCCCACAAAATCAAAACCAGCTCGCCCACTCAGCCTCTCGCCCTCTCCCATCCGCACTgcctcgccggccacctcctctcCCACCATTGCCACCAGCACTCGCGCTGCGGCCGCCTCTTCCCCTcgggtccccccccccccctccccccccacaCCTGCTGCCTCTGCCTCGGTCGCGCCTTCGCTCTGCTCTTGCCTCTTCTCCATCGGAGTGCAGGCGCGCCCCGGAACGGGGAAGGGACCCAGATGCTACTCTGCTGCTCTCCGTTTTCCCCTCGAATCCAGGCCTGTtctccgcccccgccgcttCATCCGAGCAGCTTGCCTCTAAGCGTGCTCAGCCCCGGCGAGAAGGGGAGGAGCAAGAAGAGCAAGTTCCACCCCGTCAGGGCGCAAGCTTTCAAGTCCAAGAGCCAATCTTTGCCCACCCAATCCCACCGGGCTGGTGGCCACGGGGACCCTACGGATGAAGACCCGAGAGTGGATTTGCCGGGGTCGGCTGCGCCCTCGCTGCCGGACGCTGAGGCGGTCGCGTTCTGGCTGCGTTCCTCCCGGAGCGCAGCCGGTGTCCGGAGAGCGCACGCGGTTGCCCTGCGCTCGCTCGACAGCCTTGGGGTGTTCGTGTCCAACAATCTGATCAGCTCGTACTTGAGGTTCGATGAGGTTGCAGATGCGAGGATGGTGTTCGACCAAATGCCCGAGAGGAGCGTCGTGTCGTGGACCGCGATGATGAACGGGTATCAGAAGGTTGGCCGCCACGGTGAGGTTGTGAGGCTGTTCTTGGGTATGCTGGCCACAGGAATGCAAGGTAACAGCTTGACTTTTGTTTGCCTGTTGAAATCTTGTGGGGAGCGGTGCGATGCTAAGCTGGGGCGCCAGGTGCACTGTTGCGTTGTGAAGGGTGGTTGGAGCAATGTGATAGTGGACAGTGCGGTCGCCCACTTCTATGCTCAATGTGGAGATGTTGCCGCTGCTTCAACTGTGTTTGAGAGGATGGCCTCCCGCGATGTTGTCTCATGGACAACGATGATCACGGCTTATGTGCAGCATGGGCATGGGGACAAAGCTCTTCAGATGTTCCCAACGATGGTGGCTGAGGGATTTCGCCCCAATGAGTTCACTGTGTGCAGTGTCCTCAAGGCTTGCGCAGAGGAGAAGGCTCTAACATTTGGGAAGCAGTTGCATGGTGCTGTGGTGAAGAAGCAATACAAATATGATATCCATGTCGGGAGTGCTCTTGTCACTATGTATACCAGATGTGGTGAGGTGTTTGATGCTCAGGCGGTGTTTGATAAGATGCCAAGAAGAAACACAATTACATGGACTTCAATGATCTCTGGATATGCGCAAAGTGGCTTTGGTGAAGAAGCTGTCTTGTTGTTCCAAAAGATGAAGATGCGCAGAGTATTTGTTAACAACCTCACCATTGTCGGTCTTCTTAGTGCTTGTGGATCTATGAAGTCAATTTATCTTGGAAAGGAACTGCATGCGCAGATAATAAAGAAGTGTATGGAAGATAATCTACAAATTGGGAGTACACTTGTTTGGTTCTACTCCAAATGTGGGGAGCACACTTATGCTGCAAGAATTCTAGAAGCAATGCCTAACCGCGATGCTGTCGCATGGACAGCTATGATTTCAGGCTACAACAATCTTGGCCATAATGTTGAAGCACTTAAATCATTAGATGAGATGTTATGGGATGGTGTGACACCAAATACTTACACTTATTCCTCTGCTTTGAAAGCTTGTGCCAGATTGGAGGCGCTCCGAGATGGAAGGAGGATCCATGGTGTTGTTAACAAGACTCAAGCTTTCTCAAATGTTTTTGTGGGATGCTCACTGATCGATATGTATATGCGGTGTGGGAAACTTGATGAAGCTCGAAGAGTCTTTGATGCCATGCCAGAGCACAACTTAGTAACATGGAAAGTGATGATTATAGGATTCACCCAAAATGGGCTCTGCGAAGAGGCTTTAAAATACATGTACCTAATGCAGCAAGAAGGGTATGATGTTGATGACTTTGTGCTTTCGACAGTTTTGACATCGTGTGGAGATCTTCAGTTGAAATCAGATCGCATCTCATTTCTAGCTCAGTAACTAGTTCCTTTCACGGAGTTTTAGGCCAGTTAGGGAATATCAGCAAAATGCTGTGCAACTGTACAAAGTCTGTGGTTGGTCTCAGGATGCCAAAACAAGTTTCTTTGTCTGATTGTGCATTAGAAGGCACGAACAGAAACCTGCCTTTCAAGGTGTGGGTATACATAACCTTTGCTAaccattttccttttttcttttgataaGAACTGCTTTATATATTAAAAACATATTACATCAATGAGGTCAACAGGACCCATGTTACATCTTGAAGTGCTGACAGCACAAGCAAGCTGGTGATTCAAAGAGCAACAAGAAAAGGAAGGTAAGCTGTGATTGGACACAATTTTTGCCTGCATAGCAAGGAAATGTGCAGTCTCATTTTCCTGTCTATTTATTTTCAtcactgtaacacccctgtgttaatcaagGTGCTAATCACGGGTTTAACTCGCTAATTATGGGCCTAAGCAGTGTCGTTAGCGCTAATCGAGTTCGCATAGTAAACTTCGACTTAGCCGTGTTTGACCGCGTTTTTCTCCCTGATCCGGGTCTTggatcaactttcgcccaaaatcaaagttgtagaccttctttttctctacaatttttattttggccaaatttcaagttaccatatgaaattttgagtttcaaCCGGTCAAAGTTgggtcaaaattggtcaaaatGAATTACTGTTTCCTGTTCTTCCACTGTGCTCGCCCATACCGCGACCGGCGAGGCACCGGCGATCCTCGCCCTCCGTGCGCGCCGCTCTTATCCGTTTCCCGTGTCGTCTCTATccattcccctccccttctccttccccgaGCTCGGGCGGAGCAGAGCACGAGCTGAGCCGTCGCCGGCGTTGCTTCGGCCCAACCCCGCCACCCCGCCTCGATACTCTGCGCCCTGAGTTGCTCCACCTCGTCCTTCACCTCCTACGCCCCTCCGCGAGCTCGTTTGAGCCCCaccccggccgaatcggcctgtgccgccgcggccgccattgccgctccGCCGGAACGCCACCCCGCCCGTCGATCCCCATCCTCCGGTCCACCTCCGCCCGATTCGAGCGCCCAGTGAGCTTCCCCacgctctcctctccctcttcgCCTCCTTTCCCGCTCGAatccggtgccgccgccgtcggttcACCACCGTGCCACCGTGGGCCGCCCCTGCTCGGGCCGCAGCCGCACGCCCGACCGCCCCCGCTTCCCCgctccgccctggccgcgggccagctccgccgcaccgccggccggcccccaccggcggggaacgccgccgccgcagtgccacccatggccacggccatggccacggcgcgagcaggggaggggctgGGGGCTGGGCCTctcactgaccagtggggcccagctgtcagcccCTATTTaggttttttttcaaaatcatttatttattttgtctgaaatttttgtaaatgcataacaaatcacagaaaaatgctaaaaatacaaactaaattttgttaggttgcttaaatcaagatcttcagaggaaaaatattcatacatgtgaaatgtcaattttgccctgctaaaaatttggtttgtgtttaagctagtttattttgtatctgttgttctgtttgtctaaaaattctgaaaattttgtggtagcctactctttgcatgtgtatttcactgaaaaattttcagaTGCATAGCCTGTGTGCATGTTTGTTGATCTATTATTGTTCAGTTTATATTACTAGggctaaaatattttttttttctgtcactaataaatgttggtaaatttttgttgccTGAGTTATCAGTGGCTTGTCATGCTAgtatcatctgtgctcgtcttcgtgcgagacttctagtGCAAATATGATCCtagagtacagtagtttaatcggaaattactcgacggactgccggattacaccgttttaagtgcgtggtaatttgattattcattaagatgatagttagcgcacttaagccgttTTAATTTGGGTGGATCTGCTACAATCACCTTGAAAACACATCTACCTTGGAGGCACAAGAATTGAGAGATCAATGGCCTCAGACGCCAAAAAGCTTGAGCTTCTCCCTTCTGAAGTTGAAGAATAAATCCCTGCAATCAGTGTAAGCACAGATTTTTTGGATGATGTATGCCAAAtaaatgtactccctccgtctccaAAAGAATGCAACTCTCCCTTCTCGATGtgttaaataattttaaatttgatcaaatttatacagAATACTATTAACATTTATATTACaaaataagtatcattagattaatC from Panicum virgatum strain AP13 chromosome 9K, P.virgatum_v5, whole genome shotgun sequence encodes:
- the LOC120651466 gene encoding pentatricopeptide repeat-containing protein At4g18520, chloroplastic-like, with protein sequence MLLCCSPFSPRIQACSPPPPLHPSSLPLSVLSPGEKGRSKKSKFHPVRAQAFKSKSQSLPTQSHRAGGHGDPTDEDPRVDLPGSAAPSLPDAEAVAFWLRSSRSAAGVRRAHAVALRSLDSLGVFVSNNLISSYLRFDEVADARMVFDQMPERSVVSWTAMMNGYQKVGRHGEVVRLFLGMLATGMQGNSLTFVCLLKSCGERCDAKLGRQVHCCVVKGGWSNVIVDSAVAHFYAQCGDVAAASTVFERMASRDVVSWTTMITAYVQHGHGDKALQMFPTMVAEGFRPNEFTVCSVLKACAEEKALTFGKQLHGAVVKKQYKYDIHVGSALVTMYTRCGEVFDAQAVFDKMPRRNTITWTSMISGYAQSGFGEEAVLLFQKMKMRRVFVNNLTIVGLLSACGSMKSIYLGKELHAQIIKKCMEDNLQIGSTLVWFYSKCGEHTYAARILEAMPNRDAVAWTAMISGYNNLGHNVEALKSLDEMLWDGVTPNTYTYSSALKACARLEALRDGRRIHGVVNKTQAFSNVFVGCSLIDMYMRCGKLDEARRVFDAMPEHNLVTWKVMIIGFTQNGLCEEALKYMYLMQQEGYDVDDFVLSTVLTSCGDLQLKSDRISFLAQ